One segment of Rosa chinensis cultivar Old Blush chromosome 6, RchiOBHm-V2, whole genome shotgun sequence DNA contains the following:
- the LOC112172779 gene encoding BRI1 kinase inhibitor 1, translated as MDTHLLEKTREKAAGNNMLQEKPQSPVTASPPSASSSPSHEFSFTVSLHHSSSTSIPDHSKNNNKAKTPPSFAIDLSPADDIFFHGHLLPLQFLSHLPISPRSSTNSLDSFTLPIRDLVDDQEPTKESNNCSTSIGSNNIINKKKSNSSSNIQESKSRNGETRGRTKSKSFSIFGLPKRRKDCEEREDKEGKHKRKMRFDVSNILKRYVRMVRPLLFFRGRKENVHFSRQPYSFSGNLSPRNKHHLRGRRGEFSAPASMRTSPTNSGLLLATSGATTPTNTSDSTMEELQAAIQAAIAHCKNSIATEEKIKCVE; from the coding sequence ATGGACACCCATCTGCTTGAAAAGACCAGAGAAAAAGCTGCAGGCAACAACATGCTTCAAGAAAAGCCACAGTCACCGGTTACAGCCTCACCACCCTCAGcttcctcttctccttctcatGAATTCTCCTTCACAGTCTCTCTTCATCACTCTTCTTCCACATCAATCCCTGATCATAgtaagaacaacaacaaagccAAAACTCCGCCTTCTTTCGCTATTGACTTGTCTCCTGCAGATGACATTTTCTTCCATGGCCATTTGCTTCCTTTGCAGTTCCTCTCTCACCTTCCTATCTCTCCTCGCTCCTCTACTAACTCCTTAGATAGCTTCACTCTTCCCATTAGAGACTTAGTAGACGATCAAGAACCAACCAAGGAAAGCAACAACTGTAGCACCAGCATTGGGAGCAACAACATcatcaacaagaagaagagcaaCAGCAGCAGCAATATCCAAGAGAGCAAGAGCCGCAATGGCGAGACGAGGGGGAGAACCAAGTCCAAGTCCTTTTCGATTTTCGGGTTACCAAAAAGGCGAAAAGATTGCGAAGAGAGGGAGGACAAGGAGGGGAAGCACAAGAGGAAGATGAGGTTTGATGTGAGTAATATACTAAAGAGGTATGTGAGGATGGTCAGGCCCTTATTGTTCTTTAGGGGAAGAAAAGAGAATGTCCATTTTAGTAGGCAGCCTTATTCGTTTTCGGGTAATTTGAGCCCCAGAAATAAGCATCACTTGAGAGGAAGGAGAGGAGAGTTCTCAGCACCAGCATCAATGAGGACATCTCCAACAAATAGTGGGCTTCTTCTAGCAACTTCAGGAGCAACTACTCCTACTAATACCAGTGATAGTACCATGGAAGAGTTGCAAGCAGCAATTCAAGCCGCAATTGCTCATTGCAAGAATTCCATTGCCACAGAAGAGAAGATTAAATGCGTAGAGTAG
- the LOC112173016 gene encoding probable protein phosphatase 2C 12 produces the protein MSNRSDNHQTVPLSVLLKRELANEKIERPEIIYGQASQSKKGEDFTMVKTDCQRVVGDGVSTYSVFALFDGHNGSAAALYSKEALLNNILAAIPTDLNRDEWIAALPRSLVAGFVKTDKDFQERAQTSGTTVTFVIIEGWVISVASVGDSRCIVEPAEGGVYYLSADHRLECSEDERMRITSSGGEVGRLNTGGGAEIGPLRCWPGGLCLSRSIGDMDVGEFIVPVPYVKQMKLSTAGGRVIISSDGVWDALSAEEALDCCRGMPPDAAAAQVVKDAVGAKGLRDDTTCIVIDILPQEKPAAPLPPPKRQGKGVFKSMFKKKPNESSSTVEKEYLEPDTVEEIFEEGSASLSERLDSKYPLCNMFKLFMCAVCQVEIKPGEGISIHSGSSSNPEKVRPWDGPFLCTSCQEKKEAMEGKRPSGSRRDSDSD, from the exons ATGTCCAACAGGAGTGATAATCATCAGACGGTCCCGCTTTCGGTGTTGCTAAAGCGAGAATTGGCCAATGAGAAGATTGAGAGGCCCGAGATTATATACGGTCAGGCCAGTCAGAGCAAGAAAGGGGAGGATTTCACTATGGTAAAGACGGATTGTCAAAGAGTTGTGGGAGATGGAGTTTCTACCTATTCAGTTTTCGCg CTATTTGACGGGCATAACGGGTCTGCAGCCGCTTTATACTCCAAGGAAGCTCTTCTAAACAATATTTTAGCTGCTATCCCCACAGATCTTAACAGAGATGAATGGATTGCAGCTTTGCCAAGGTCGTTGGTAGCAGGCTTTGTCAAGACAGACAAAGATTTCCAAGAGAGAG CTCAAACGTCAGGAACCACCGTCACCTTTGTAATTATAGAGGGATGGGTAATATCTGTTGCATCGGTTGGCGATTCTCGTTGCATAGTTGAACCTGCTGAAGGTGGAGTTTATTATTTATCAGCAGATCATAGGCTTGAATGCAGCGAAGACGA GAGGATGCGTATCACTTCAAGTGGTGGTGAGGTTGGTCGGCTGAATACTGGCGGTGGGGCAGAG ATTGGTCCCTTGAGGTGTTGGCCTGGTGGTTTGTGTCTTTCAAGATCCATTGGGGATATGGACGTAGGCGAGTTCATTGTTCCTGTTCCTTATGTAAAGCAAATGAAG TTGTCTACTGCAGGTGGTAGGGTAATCATATCAAGTGATGGTGTATGGGATGCTCTGTCCGCAGAAGAAGCTCTTGACTGTTGTCGTGGGATGCCACCGGATGCTGCAGCTGCCCAAGTAGTCAAG GATGCTGTTGGGGCAAAGGGACTTCGGGATGATACAACCTGTATTGTGATTGACATTTTACCACAGGAGAAGCCAGCGGCTCCGTTGCCGCCACCAAAGAGGCAAGGAAAAGGAGTTTTTAAGTCCATGTTTAAGAAAAAACCTAATGAATCATCTTCTACCGTTGAAAAAGAATATCTTGAGCCAGACACAGTGGAGGAAATATTTGAGGAAGGTTCTGCTTCACTTTCCGAAAG GTTAGATTCAAAGTACCCACTCTGCAACATGTTTAAGCTCTTTATGTGTGCTGTTTGTCAAGTTGAAATCAAACCAGGGGAGGGTATTTCTATACACTCCGGGTCATCCtctaacccagaaaaagtgcgacCTTGGGATGGCCCCTTCCTTTGTACTAGTTGCCAAGAGAAGAAAGAGGCTATGGAAGGGAAAAGACCATCAGGAA GTCGGCGTGACAGCGATAGTGATTAG